From a single Kitasatospora azatica KCTC 9699 genomic region:
- a CDS encoding glycosyltransferase family 4 protein: MPKTLIVTNDFPPRPGGIQQFIHNMAVRQPAGSIVVYASSWRDRGDGKGRETARFDAEQPFPVIRDRTTILLPTPRATRRAAEILRAEGCDTVWFGAAAPLGLMAPALRRAGAGRLLGMTHGHEAAWAQLPGARQLLRRIGEGTDTLTYLGEYTRSRIADAIGPGPAARMAHLPPGVDEKTFHPGSGGAEVRERLGLTDRPVVVCVSRLVPRKGQDTLIEAMPRILAAQPDAVLLIVGGGPYQADLRRLAESTGVARSVVFTGPVPWSELPAHYGAGDVFAMPCRTRRGGLDVEGLGIVYLEASATGLPVVAGDSGGAPDAVLEGETGYVVPGGSAAAVAERVAELLGDEALRRKMGEAGRRWVEDAWRWDLLAERLGVLLAGA, from the coding sequence ATGCCGAAAACCCTCATCGTCACCAACGACTTTCCCCCGCGCCCAGGCGGAATCCAGCAGTTCATCCACAACATGGCGGTCCGCCAGCCGGCGGGCAGCATTGTGGTGTATGCCTCATCCTGGCGGGACCGCGGTGACGGCAAGGGGCGCGAGACGGCCCGGTTCGACGCCGAGCAACCCTTTCCGGTGATCCGGGACCGCACCACGATATTGCTGCCGACCCCACGGGCCACCCGGCGGGCCGCCGAGATCCTGCGGGCCGAGGGCTGCGACACGGTCTGGTTCGGGGCGGCCGCCCCGCTCGGGCTGATGGCCCCGGCGCTGCGCCGGGCCGGGGCGGGACGGCTGCTCGGCATGACGCACGGCCACGAGGCCGCCTGGGCCCAGCTGCCGGGCGCGCGGCAGCTGCTGCGGCGGATCGGCGAGGGCACCGACACGCTCACCTACCTCGGCGAGTACACCCGCTCGCGGATCGCCGACGCGATCGGCCCCGGACCGGCCGCGCGGATGGCGCACCTGCCGCCGGGGGTGGACGAGAAGACCTTCCACCCCGGCTCGGGCGGGGCCGAGGTGCGCGAGCGGCTGGGACTGACGGACCGTCCGGTGGTGGTCTGCGTCTCCCGGCTGGTGCCGCGCAAGGGGCAGGACACGCTGATCGAGGCGATGCCGCGGATCCTGGCGGCCCAGCCGGACGCCGTGCTGCTGATCGTCGGCGGCGGGCCCTACCAGGCGGACCTGCGGCGGCTCGCCGAGTCGACCGGGGTGGCCCGGTCGGTGGTCTTCACCGGCCCGGTGCCGTGGTCGGAGCTGCCGGCGCACTACGGCGCGGGCGACGTGTTCGCGATGCCGTGCCGGACCCGGCGCGGGGGGCTGGACGTGGAGGGGCTCGGGATCGTCTACCTGGAGGCCTCGGCCACCGGCCTGCCGGTGGTCGCGGGGGACTCCGGCGGCGCCCCGGACGCGGTGCTGGAGGGCGAGACCGGCTACGTGGTGCCCGGCGGGTCCGCGGCGGCCGTGGCCGAGCGGGTGGCCGAGCTGCTGGGCGACGAGGCGCTGCGCCGCAAGATGGGCGAGGCGGGCCGCCGCTGGGTGGAGGACGCCTGGCGCTGGGACCTGCTGGCCGAGCGGCTGGGCGTCCTCCTGGCGGGCGCGTAG
- the trpD gene encoding anthranilate phosphoribosyltransferase, with product MANVNPAQDPAPAAVHSWPDLLTALLGGSDLSRADAAWAMDRIMSGEASPAQVAGFMVALRAKGETVDEVSGLVEAMYAHAEPLHIPGPAVDIVGTGGDRAKTVNISTMSAIVAAAAGAKVVKHGNRAASSASGSSDVLERLGIRLDLAANRVAEVAEEVGLTFCFAAKFHPAMRHAATARRDLGVATAFNILGPLTNPAHVTAHAVGCFDTRLAGLIAGVLAERGSTALVFRGDDGLDELTVCTTSRVWVVRAGQVTETVLDPRELGIELVGIEALRGADAEYNADVARRVLAGERGAVRDAVVLNSAAALVALELTEAPLVEQLAAAMERTAAAIDSGAAQDLLKRWAAATAH from the coding sequence ATGGCGAACGTGAACCCCGCTCAGGACCCCGCGCCGGCGGCGGTCCACAGCTGGCCCGACCTGCTGACCGCGCTGCTCGGCGGCAGTGACCTGAGCCGGGCCGACGCGGCCTGGGCGATGGACCGGATCATGAGCGGCGAGGCCAGCCCGGCCCAGGTGGCCGGCTTCATGGTGGCGCTGCGGGCCAAGGGCGAGACGGTGGACGAGGTCTCCGGCCTGGTCGAGGCGATGTACGCGCATGCCGAGCCGCTGCACATCCCGGGTCCGGCGGTGGACATCGTCGGCACCGGTGGCGACCGGGCGAAGACCGTCAACATCTCCACCATGTCGGCGATCGTCGCCGCCGCGGCCGGTGCCAAGGTGGTCAAGCACGGCAACCGGGCGGCCTCCTCGGCCAGCGGCTCCTCCGACGTGCTGGAGCGGCTCGGGATCCGGCTGGACCTGGCCGCGAACCGGGTGGCCGAGGTGGCCGAGGAGGTCGGCCTCACCTTCTGCTTCGCCGCCAAGTTCCACCCCGCGATGCGGCACGCCGCCACCGCCCGGCGCGATCTCGGAGTGGCCACCGCCTTCAACATCCTCGGCCCGCTGACCAACCCGGCCCATGTCACGGCACACGCGGTCGGCTGCTTCGACACCCGGCTGGCCGGCCTGATCGCCGGCGTGCTGGCCGAGCGCGGCTCCACCGCGCTGGTCTTCCGCGGCGACGACGGCCTGGACGAGCTGACCGTCTGCACCACCTCGCGGGTCTGGGTGGTCCGTGCCGGTCAGGTCACCGAGACCGTGCTCGACCCGCGCGAGCTGGGCATCGAGCTGGTCGGCATCGAGGCGCTGCGCGGCGCCGACGCCGAGTACAACGCCGACGTGGCCCGCCGGGTGCTGGCCGGGGAGCGCGGTGCGGTGCGGGACGCGGTGGTGCTCAACTCGGCGGCCGCGCTGGTCGCGCTGGAGCTGACCGAGGCGCCGCTGGTCGAGCAGCTGGCCGCCGCGATGGAGCGCACCGCGGCCGCGATCGACTCGGGCGCGGCGCAGGACCTGCTGAAGCGCTGGGCGGCGGCCACCGCGCACTGA
- a CDS encoding C40 family peptidase, with protein MASHRRPKPVGRTRASILTAAAATAVALSSQTGAHADPTPTLDQVKTQVDDLNGQAEAANQSYEGAQVKQQALQKQVSDIQDQVARQQDQVTNLQSGLAGVAADQYANNGISPTVQLMLNTSPDRFLNQAGSLNELNSTQAETLKQLQQQQRKLDQDKAEAQAKLTELDASTQQLKATKDEAQAKLKKAQDLLNTLTEQQKQAIAAAEAKAAADAKAAADKAAADAKAAASQSAAASRDTTRTDLGTPSAPAGTPSVPSTGGSHAQAAIAAAVSKLGSPYVYGAAGPSTFDCSGLTQWAYAQAGVSLPRTSQEQAGAGTNIGTNIADAQPGDLIVFFGDMHHIGLYVGGGQVIHAPHTGAVVRYESATVMPISAIVRP; from the coding sequence GTGGCGTCCCATCGTCGTCCCAAGCCCGTCGGCCGAACACGCGCGTCGATCCTGACCGCCGCTGCCGCGACCGCCGTCGCCCTCTCGTCGCAGACCGGTGCGCACGCCGATCCGACTCCCACCCTCGACCAGGTCAAGACGCAGGTCGACGACCTGAACGGCCAGGCCGAGGCTGCCAACCAGAGCTACGAGGGTGCGCAGGTCAAGCAGCAGGCGCTGCAGAAGCAGGTCAGCGACATCCAGGACCAGGTCGCCCGCCAGCAGGACCAGGTGACCAACCTGCAGTCCGGACTGGCCGGGGTGGCCGCCGACCAGTACGCGAACAACGGCATCTCGCCGACCGTGCAGCTGATGCTCAACACCAGCCCCGACCGGTTCCTGAACCAGGCCGGCTCGCTGAACGAGCTGAACAGCACCCAGGCCGAGACCCTGAAGCAGCTTCAGCAGCAGCAGCGCAAGCTGGACCAGGACAAGGCCGAGGCGCAGGCCAAGCTCACCGAGCTGGACGCCTCCACCCAGCAGCTGAAGGCCACCAAGGACGAGGCCCAGGCCAAGCTGAAGAAGGCCCAGGACCTGCTCAACACGCTGACCGAGCAGCAGAAGCAGGCGATCGCCGCCGCCGAGGCGAAGGCCGCCGCCGATGCCAAGGCCGCCGCCGACAAGGCCGCTGCGGACGCCAAGGCCGCCGCCAGCCAGAGCGCCGCCGCCTCGCGCGACACCACCCGCACCGACCTGGGCACGCCGAGCGCGCCGGCCGGCACCCCCAGCGTGCCGAGCACCGGTGGCTCGCACGCGCAGGCCGCGATAGCCGCCGCCGTCAGCAAGCTCGGCTCGCCGTACGTCTACGGTGCCGCCGGCCCATCCACCTTCGACTGCTCGGGCCTGACCCAGTGGGCCTACGCGCAGGCCGGGGTCTCGCTCCCGCGCACCTCGCAGGAGCAGGCCGGGGCGGGGACCAACATCGGCACCAACATCGCCGACGCCCAGCCCGGCGACCTGATCGTCTTCTTCGGCGACATGCACCACATCGGCCTGTACGTCGGTGGCGGGCAGGTCATCCACGCCCCGCACACCGGCGCGGTGGTCCGCTACGAGTCCGCCACGGTGATGCCGATCTCGGCGATCGTGCGCCCCTGA
- a CDS encoding C40 family peptidase, whose amino-acid sequence MAMPQRPVPPGRTPPQGAARRLARVLAVTAAATTALAITAGSGAQAAPRPDRNEVKAQVDQLYAEAEQASEKSNAAEEDAKRLQREAGSLQQQVAVAQDSLNTMRSDLAMVAAAQYRAGGMDPGVQLMLSSDPQDYLAKARSLAQAGQQRADSLREVQQQQRKLDQRRAEASGKLVELEAVRAALAQSKQQVQARLKSAQALLNSLTATERAQLVSQDAKEAQERATRGTDRIDLGNLPPSSDRAAVALAAALSKVGSPYVYGSTGPGAFDCSGLMYWSWRQAGVTLPRTSQAQAFGGQRISLAEARPGDLVIFFKDMHHVGMYVGGGTVVHAPYPGARVRYENVSAMPVAAVVRP is encoded by the coding sequence ATGGCGATGCCGCAGCGCCCGGTACCTCCGGGCCGTACTCCCCCGCAGGGCGCCGCGCGGCGGCTCGCCCGAGTGCTGGCGGTCACCGCTGCCGCGACCACCGCGCTGGCGATAACGGCCGGCTCGGGCGCGCAGGCGGCACCACGGCCGGACCGGAACGAGGTCAAGGCGCAGGTCGACCAGCTCTACGCGGAGGCCGAGCAGGCCTCGGAGAAGTCCAACGCGGCCGAGGAGGACGCCAAACGGCTGCAGCGCGAGGCCGGCAGCCTGCAGCAGCAGGTGGCCGTGGCGCAGGACTCGCTCAACACCATGCGCTCCGACCTGGCCATGGTGGCCGCCGCCCAGTACCGGGCCGGCGGGATGGACCCGGGGGTGCAGCTGATGCTCTCCTCCGACCCGCAGGACTACCTGGCGAAGGCCCGCAGCCTGGCCCAGGCCGGGCAGCAGCGCGCCGACTCGCTGCGCGAGGTGCAGCAGCAGCAGCGCAAGCTGGACCAGCGGCGCGCCGAGGCCTCCGGCAAGCTGGTCGAGCTGGAGGCGGTGCGGGCCGCGCTGGCGCAGAGCAAGCAGCAGGTGCAGGCCCGGCTGAAGAGCGCCCAGGCGCTGCTGAACAGCCTGACCGCGACCGAGCGGGCCCAGCTGGTCTCCCAGGACGCCAAGGAGGCCCAGGAGCGGGCCACCCGTGGCACCGACCGGATCGACCTGGGCAACCTGCCGCCCTCCTCGGACCGGGCGGCGGTGGCGCTGGCTGCCGCGCTGAGCAAGGTCGGCTCCCCGTACGTGTACGGATCCACCGGGCCCGGCGCGTTCGACTGCTCCGGTCTGATGTACTGGAGCTGGCGGCAGGCCGGAGTGACCCTGCCGCGCACCTCGCAGGCGCAGGCGTTCGGGGGGCAGCGGATCAGCCTCGCCGAAGCGCGACCGGGAGACCTGGTGATCTTCTTCAAGGACATGCACCACGTCGGCATGTACGTGGGCGGCGGCACCGTGGTGCACGCGCCCTACCCCGGTGCCCGGGTCCGGTACGAGAACGTCTCGGCGATGCCGGTGGCCGCGGTGGTGCGGCCCTGA
- a CDS encoding aminotransferase class V-fold PLP-dependent enzyme: protein MSATELSLAFRAPLAVLGADVQVPLVSGEKVGYAALDYAASSPALQRVWDDVAAYAPYYGSVHRGAGYLSQLSTDLFEQSRRTVADFLDLREDDQVVFTRATTDSLNLLAGAVPAGTRVFAFETEHHASLLPWRHAGLPVSYLRAPRSHAEAVAALDEALAQTSPHGDQGEGPRLFCVTGASNVTGELWPVAELTRVAHRHGARVVLDAAQLAPHHRVSVRELDVDWVAFSGHKLYAPFGAGVLAGRSDWLDAAEPYLAGGGASRTVAREADGSVAVEWHQGPARHEAGSPNVIGAYAIASACRALGEAGFDALEAREQRLIERLKAGLAEIPEVKVLSLFGTDAARVGVLSFVVQGWNSSHFAAALSAEYGIGVRDGLFCAHPLVRTLLGSEEASPSQCGAPEPSLPGERSLNAIRVSFGAGTPEEHLDRFLGAVRELVSDGARWSYRNEGGRCVADTRR from the coding sequence ATGTCTGCCACCGAACTGTCGCTCGCCTTCCGCGCCCCGCTCGCCGTGCTCGGCGCCGATGTCCAGGTCCCGCTGGTCTCCGGGGAGAAGGTCGGCTACGCCGCCCTGGACTACGCCGCCAGCTCGCCCGCCCTGCAGCGGGTCTGGGACGACGTGGCCGCCTACGCCCCCTACTACGGCAGCGTGCACCGCGGCGCCGGCTACCTCTCGCAGCTCTCCACCGACCTGTTCGAGCAGAGCCGGCGCACCGTGGCCGACTTCCTCGACCTGCGCGAGGACGACCAGGTGGTCTTCACCCGGGCCACCACCGACTCGCTCAACCTGCTGGCCGGCGCGGTGCCGGCCGGCACCCGGGTGTTCGCCTTCGAGACCGAGCACCACGCCTCGCTGCTGCCCTGGCGGCACGCCGGACTGCCGGTCAGCTACCTGCGGGCGCCGCGCTCGCACGCCGAGGCGGTCGCCGCACTGGACGAGGCACTCGCGCAGACCTCCCCGCACGGGGACCAGGGCGAGGGCCCGCGGCTGTTCTGCGTCACCGGAGCCTCCAACGTGACCGGTGAGCTGTGGCCGGTGGCCGAGCTGACCCGGGTCGCGCACCGGCACGGCGCCCGGGTGGTGCTGGACGCCGCCCAGCTGGCGCCGCACCACCGGGTCTCGGTGCGGGAGCTGGACGTGGACTGGGTCGCCTTCTCCGGGCACAAGCTCTACGCGCCGTTCGGCGCGGGCGTGCTGGCCGGGCGCAGCGACTGGCTGGACGCGGCCGAGCCGTACCTGGCCGGCGGCGGCGCCAGCCGGACGGTGGCCCGCGAGGCGGACGGGTCGGTGGCCGTCGAGTGGCACCAGGGCCCGGCCCGGCACGAGGCCGGCTCGCCCAATGTGATCGGCGCCTACGCCATCGCCTCCGCCTGCCGGGCGCTCGGCGAGGCCGGCTTCGACGCCCTCGAGGCGCGCGAGCAGCGGCTGATCGAGCGGCTCAAGGCCGGGTTGGCCGAGATCCCCGAGGTCAAGGTGCTCAGCCTGTTCGGGACCGACGCCGCGCGGGTGGGCGTGCTCTCCTTCGTGGTGCAGGGCTGGAACAGCTCGCACTTCGCGGCGGCGCTCTCGGCGGAGTACGGGATCGGGGTGCGGGACGGGCTGTTCTGTGCGCACCCGCTGGTGCGGACGCTGCTGGGCTCCGAGGAGGCGTCACCCTCGCAGTGCGGTGCGCCCGAGCCCTCGCTGCCGGGCGAGCGCAGCCTCAACGCGATCCGGGTCAGCTTCGGTGCCGGGACCCCGGAGGAGCACCTGGACCGGTTCCTCGGCGCCGTGCGCGAGCTGGTCAGTGACGGCGCCCGCTGGAGCTACCGCAACGAGGGCGGGCGCTGCGTCGCCGACACCCGCCGCTGA
- a CDS encoding rhomboid family intramembrane serine protease produces MALPRTQSAPLVSYLLIGLNCLVFLAGPSGLNSEWGSARPEAGGGRTTAERACAAQRYQQRWGAVPAELLSNRPLTAAQLAGAAAPLPDCPLRPTPGKLPAVSVFSSLFVHGGWLHLLGNMLFLFVFGPGVEQRLGRVRFLLFYVAAGALAAYGYALTTGNGPEALRPLVGASGAIAGVLGGYLRLYPKARVTALVPLLFFLPLRFPAWLVLGLWFAVQWWSAHDALPGVAYLAHVIGFAAGFLAVWVGSRRARYADPTTYQGAPQ; encoded by the coding sequence ATGGCGCTCCCGAGGACGCAGTCGGCCCCGCTGGTCAGCTATCTGCTGATCGGCCTGAACTGCCTGGTCTTCCTGGCCGGACCGAGCGGGCTCAACTCGGAATGGGGATCAGCCCGGCCGGAGGCTGGGGGAGGTCGGACCACCGCCGAGCGCGCCTGTGCGGCGCAGCGCTACCAGCAGCGTTGGGGAGCCGTCCCGGCGGAGCTGCTGAGCAACCGTCCGCTGACCGCGGCTCAGCTGGCCGGGGCCGCCGCACCGCTGCCGGACTGCCCGTTGCGGCCCACCCCGGGCAAGCTGCCGGCCGTCTCGGTGTTCAGCTCGCTCTTCGTGCACGGCGGGTGGCTGCACCTGCTGGGCAACATGCTCTTCCTCTTCGTCTTCGGCCCGGGGGTGGAGCAGCGGCTCGGACGGGTGCGCTTCCTCCTCTTCTATGTGGCGGCGGGCGCGCTGGCGGCCTACGGGTACGCGCTGACCACCGGCAACGGGCCGGAGGCGCTGCGGCCGCTGGTCGGGGCCTCCGGGGCGATCGCGGGGGTGCTCGGCGGCTACCTGCGGCTCTATCCGAAGGCCCGGGTCACCGCGCTGGTGCCGCTGCTGTTCTTCCTGCCGCTGCGCTTCCCGGCCTGGCTGGTGCTCGGCCTCTGGTTCGCCGTCCAGTGGTGGTCCGCGCACGACGCCCTCCCGGGGGTCGCCTACCTGGCCCATGTGATCGGCTTCGCGGCGGGGTTCCTGGCGGTGTGGGTCGGGAGCAGGCGTGCCCGATACGCTGATCCCACGACCTATCAGGGAGCCCCCCAGTGA
- a CDS encoding glycosyltransferase 87 family protein, with the protein MLAEDGPTGQAGSGGSGTLALAAPPSQGATAVTPAAPARGALWGLGGGWLVTRTLIVLLLAGILKISNLDVTTDISVIYHGWYEVLQTGTFPMDDVTWQYPPGAALVMLLPGLLPWSYLISFYVLCGVFDLLAMGMLVRAGLRKGRSFAGAWVWVAGVPLLGPTVYCRYDILVTAIAVVGLLVLLRRPVLGGMLLGLGGLIKLWPLLALAGTPRGRRTRRSWTAALAALSALAFLLAAGMNGAFQFLTFQADRGIEVESLGALPLHFARLFGGWHGLVSMNYGSVELLGPWVTVISKVSVAATVVGFGWLLYWRLRARRWQASTTYDAALAALLIFTVTSRVISPQYMIWLVGLAAVCLTVRGSSQRPVAVMILIATVLTTIEFPMIFGEIVNSQPWGVAVLSGRNLLLAAATIVSCRRLWLSTRGELPATTVLLPAEPERKYPVRPGIAYEQSLLDD; encoded by the coding sequence GTGTTGGCGGAGGACGGCCCGACCGGTCAAGCCGGTAGCGGCGGCAGCGGCACTCTCGCCCTCGCCGCACCCCCGAGCCAGGGAGCCACCGCGGTCACCCCGGCAGCGCCCGCGCGCGGAGCGCTCTGGGGGCTGGGCGGCGGCTGGCTGGTCACCCGCACCTTGATCGTGCTGCTGCTGGCCGGCATCCTCAAGATCAGCAACCTGGACGTGACCACCGACATCTCGGTGATCTACCACGGCTGGTACGAGGTGCTGCAGACCGGCACCTTCCCGATGGACGACGTCACCTGGCAGTACCCGCCCGGCGCCGCGCTGGTGATGCTGCTGCCCGGGCTGCTGCCCTGGTCGTACCTGATCTCCTTCTACGTGCTGTGCGGCGTCTTCGACCTGCTGGCCATGGGCATGCTGGTGCGGGCCGGGCTGCGCAAGGGGCGCAGCTTCGCCGGCGCCTGGGTCTGGGTGGCCGGGGTGCCGCTGCTCGGGCCGACGGTCTACTGCCGCTACGACATCCTGGTCACCGCGATCGCCGTGGTCGGCCTGCTGGTGCTGCTGCGCCGGCCGGTGCTGGGCGGCATGCTGCTCGGGCTGGGCGGCCTGATCAAGCTCTGGCCGCTGCTGGCGCTGGCCGGCACCCCGCGCGGACGGCGCACCCGCCGCTCCTGGACGGCCGCGCTGGCCGCGCTCAGCGCGCTGGCCTTCCTGCTGGCCGCCGGGATGAACGGGGCCTTCCAGTTCCTCACCTTCCAGGCGGACCGCGGCATCGAGGTGGAGTCGCTGGGCGCGCTGCCGCTGCACTTCGCCCGGCTGTTCGGCGGCTGGCACGGCCTGGTCTCGATGAACTACGGCTCGGTGGAGCTGCTCGGCCCGTGGGTCACGGTGATCTCCAAGGTCTCGGTGGCCGCCACCGTGGTCGGCTTCGGCTGGCTGCTCTACTGGCGGCTGCGGGCCCGCCGCTGGCAGGCCTCCACCACCTATGACGCGGCGTTGGCCGCCCTGCTCATCTTCACCGTGACCAGCCGGGTGATCAGCCCGCAGTACATGATCTGGCTGGTCGGCCTGGCGGCCGTCTGCCTGACGGTGCGTGGCAGCAGCCAGCGTCCGGTGGCGGTGATGATCCTGATCGCCACCGTGCTGACCACGATCGAGTTCCCGATGATCTTCGGGGAGATCGTCAACAGCCAGCCCTGGGGCGTCGCCGTGCTGAGCGGCCGCAACCTGCTGCTGGCGGCCGCGACCATCGTCTCCTGCCGCCGCCTGTGGCTCTCCACCCGCGGCGAACTGCCCGCCACCACCGTGCTGCTGCCCGCCGAGCCCGAGCGCAAGTACCCGGTCCGCCCCGGCATCGCCTACGAGCAGAGCCTGCTGGACGACTGA
- a CDS encoding Lrp/AsnC family transcriptional regulator, translating into MITAIVLIKTSVDRIPEIAEAIAAIDGVSEVYSVTGGYDLVAMVRVRHHDDLAEVIPGRLNKVPGVEHTETQIAFRTYSQHDLEAAFALGLDG; encoded by the coding sequence GTGATCACCGCCATCGTGCTCATCAAGACCAGCGTCGACCGGATCCCCGAGATCGCCGAGGCGATCGCCGCGATCGACGGGGTCAGCGAGGTCTACTCGGTCACCGGCGGGTACGACCTGGTGGCGATGGTCCGGGTCCGCCACCACGACGACCTGGCCGAGGTGATCCCCGGCCGGCTCAACAAGGTCCCGGGCGTCGAGCACACCGAGACCCAGATCGCCTTCCGCACCTACTCCCAGCACGACCTGGAGGCCGCCTTCGCGCTGGGCCTGGACGGCTGA
- a CDS encoding NYN domain-containing protein, whose amino-acid sequence MDAAREAAEPQGQPPAAEDAPDTGTSGNDAPQSGAAGHGAPDGGAADEGAAEQLERPLPEGVRRRVVGLAADALGGLPAAELPTTLRPYAKFTPARRAKYAGTALAAALEAEPVFRLRIADRLRLGQPDLVKALEAGQVPGAAEPLDVAAAAYLLRPRGWTRLVAEAGEQAERAGVEDAAAEAARLVEKLQEELATTRAAARTDLERQRAESEGTRKELESLRKKLRSLESDTRRAQAESRKLQGELTEAKAAAATERGAAESENRRLKHRVAELESALETGRRTAREGRSVEDMRLRLLLDTVLQSAQGLQRELALPVTQLHPADLVDAVVPGSASPHDVARRGLAEDDPALLDQLLAIPQVHLVVDGYNVTKTGYPTLPLEQQRLRLLGGLAMLAQRTQAEVTCVFDGQDLDVPVIMAPPRGVRVRFSRTGQTADELIRQLVRAEPQGRPVVVVSADREVADGVRKVGARPVASTLLLNRLSRP is encoded by the coding sequence ATGGACGCAGCGAGGGAGGCCGCCGAGCCCCAGGGGCAGCCGCCTGCTGCCGAGGACGCGCCCGACACCGGGACGTCCGGCAACGACGCGCCCCAGAGCGGTGCGGCCGGCCATGGTGCACCCGACGGCGGTGCGGCTGACGAAGGCGCGGCCGAGCAGCTGGAGCGTCCGCTCCCCGAGGGCGTCCGCCGCCGGGTGGTCGGCCTGGCCGCCGACGCGCTCGGCGGGCTGCCGGCCGCCGAGCTGCCGACCACCCTGCGTCCGTACGCCAAGTTCACCCCGGCCCGCCGCGCCAAGTACGCCGGCACCGCGCTGGCCGCGGCGCTGGAGGCCGAGCCGGTCTTCCGGCTGCGGATAGCGGACCGGCTGCGCCTGGGCCAGCCGGACCTGGTCAAGGCCCTGGAGGCCGGCCAGGTCCCCGGCGCAGCCGAGCCGCTGGACGTGGCGGCCGCCGCCTACCTGCTGCGCCCGCGCGGCTGGACCAGGTTGGTGGCCGAGGCCGGCGAACAGGCCGAGCGGGCCGGCGTCGAGGACGCCGCCGCGGAGGCCGCCCGGCTGGTGGAGAAGCTCCAGGAGGAGCTGGCCACCACCCGGGCCGCCGCCCGCACCGACCTGGAGCGTCAGCGGGCCGAGTCGGAGGGCACCCGCAAGGAGTTGGAGTCGCTGCGCAAGAAGCTGCGCAGCCTGGAGAGCGACACCCGCCGGGCCCAGGCCGAGAGCCGCAAGCTGCAGGGCGAGCTCACCGAGGCCAAGGCGGCGGCGGCCACCGAGCGCGGCGCCGCCGAGAGCGAGAACCGCCGGCTCAAGCACCGGGTGGCCGAGCTGGAGAGCGCGCTGGAGACCGGCCGGCGCACCGCCCGCGAGGGGCGCAGCGTGGAGGACATGCGGCTGCGGCTGCTGCTGGACACCGTGCTGCAGTCGGCCCAGGGCCTGCAGCGCGAGCTGGCGCTGCCGGTCACCCAGCTGCACCCGGCCGACCTGGTGGACGCCGTGGTGCCCGGCTCGGCCTCGCCGCACGACGTGGCCCGGCGCGGCCTGGCGGAGGACGACCCGGCGCTGCTGGACCAGCTGCTGGCGATCCCTCAGGTGCACCTGGTGGTGGACGGCTACAACGTGACCAAGACCGGCTACCCGACGCTGCCGCTGGAACAGCAGCGGCTGCGGCTGCTGGGCGGTCTGGCCATGCTGGCCCAGCGCACCCAGGCCGAGGTGACCTGCGTCTTCGACGGCCAGGACCTGGACGTGCCGGTGATCATGGCGCCGCCGCGCGGGGTGCGGGTGCGGTTCAGCCGCACCGGGCAGACCGCCGACGAGCTGATCCGCCAGCTGGTCCGGGCCGAGCCGCAGGGCCGCCCGGTGGTCGTGGTGTCGGCCGACCGGGAGGTCGCCGACGGCGTGCGCAAAGTCGGCGCACGCCCGGTGGCGTCGACCCTGCTGTTGAACCGGTTGTCGCGTCCCTGA
- a CDS encoding C40 family peptidase yields the protein MASHRRPKQPSRARVSVLTAAAATAVALSAQTGAWADPKPSKEDVKAQIDDLNGQQEAATEKYNGEKERGDQLRQQASQLQDQVARTQQQVTELQSGLAAVAGDQYRNGGIDSSVQMMLNSNPQQYLDQAASMQVATSTQTDALKSLQSEQRKLDQEKKEAADTLAELDRSTQALNAAKADVQAKLAAAQKLLSSLSAADQAALRAADRASRSDVRAPLNLPPASGYAGAAVQAALSKLGHAYQWGASGATYFDCSGLTQWAYGQAGVSLPRTTYEQVSVGTRVPSLAQAEPGDLIFYGGDLHHVSMYIGNGQAVHAPHTGDVIRIADAASIGSINTIRRP from the coding sequence TTGGCGTCCCACCGCCGTCCCAAGCAGCCGAGCCGCGCGCGGGTGTCCGTGCTCACCGCCGCTGCGGCGACCGCGGTCGCCCTCTCCGCACAGACCGGAGCCTGGGCCGACCCCAAGCCGTCGAAGGAAGACGTCAAGGCGCAGATCGACGACCTGAACGGCCAGCAGGAAGCCGCCACCGAGAAGTACAACGGTGAGAAGGAGCGCGGCGACCAGCTGCGCCAGCAGGCCTCCCAGCTGCAGGACCAGGTGGCCCGCACCCAGCAGCAGGTGACCGAGCTGCAGTCCGGCCTGGCGGCCGTGGCGGGCGACCAGTACCGCAACGGGGGAATCGACTCCTCGGTGCAGATGATGCTCAACTCCAACCCCCAGCAGTACCTGGACCAGGCCGCCAGCATGCAGGTGGCGACCTCGACCCAGACCGACGCGCTGAAGTCGCTCCAGTCCGAGCAGCGCAAGCTGGACCAGGAGAAGAAGGAAGCCGCCGACACGCTGGCCGAGCTGGACCGCTCGACCCAGGCGCTGAACGCGGCCAAGGCGGACGTGCAGGCCAAGCTGGCAGCGGCGCAGAAGCTGCTCTCCTCGCTCAGCGCCGCCGACCAGGCCGCACTGCGGGCGGCCGACCGTGCCTCGCGCAGCGACGTCCGGGCCCCGCTGAACCTGCCGCCGGCCTCCGGCTACGCCGGCGCCGCGGTGCAGGCCGCGCTCAGCAAGCTGGGCCACGCCTACCAGTGGGGCGCCAGCGGTGCCACCTACTTCGACTGCTCGGGCCTGACCCAGTGGGCCTACGGGCAGGCCGGCGTCTCGCTGCCGCGCACCACCTACGAGCAGGTCTCGGTCGGCACCCGGGTGCCGAGCCTGGCCCAGGCCGAGCCGGGCGACCTGATCTTCTACGGCGGCGACCTGCACCACGTGTCGATGTACATCGGCAACGGCCAGGCCGTGCACGCACCGCACACCGGTGACGTGATCCGGATCGCGGACGCCGCCTCGATCGGGTCCATCAACACGATCCGCCGGCCCTGA